Proteins from a single region of Haloplanus sp. GDY1:
- a CDS encoding Mov34/MPN/PAD-1 family protein, translating to MRLFRSSELLGIARETLEFVLEACEETHPDEYMGFLRADDARKLGLDRSGQVITDVLVIPGTTSNPVSATVKTTMKPNDVSSVGSVHSHPNGVLRPSDADLATFGQGTVHIIVGAPYGRDDWRAFDNQGERTTLDVIDVDLPDEAFFDFTQSDIDAELAAEGRRRGVVPPADRDGDDDDDGGGFLSWLR from the coding sequence ATGCGACTGTTCCGGTCGAGCGAACTCCTGGGCATCGCGCGCGAAACCCTGGAGTTCGTCCTCGAGGCCTGCGAGGAGACCCATCCCGACGAGTACATGGGCTTTCTCCGCGCCGACGACGCCCGCAAACTCGGCCTCGACCGCTCGGGGCAGGTTATCACTGACGTCCTCGTCATCCCCGGAACGACCTCGAACCCGGTGAGTGCGACGGTGAAGACGACCATGAAGCCGAACGACGTGTCGTCGGTCGGATCCGTCCACTCCCACCCGAACGGCGTCCTCCGGCCGAGCGACGCCGACCTCGCCACCTTCGGGCAGGGGACGGTCCACATCATCGTCGGGGCGCCGTACGGCCGGGACGACTGGCGCGCCTTCGACAACCAGGGCGAGCGAACGACGCTCGACGTCATCGACGTCGACCTGCCCGACGAGGCCTTCTTCGATTTCACGCAGTCGGACATCGACGCCGAACTGGCCGCGGAGGGGCGGCGGCGTGGCGTCGTCCCGCCGGCCGACCGGGACGGCGACGACGACGACGATGGCGGGGGA